A single genomic interval of candidate division TA06 bacterium harbors:
- a CDS encoding endonuclease, producing MKKQYFTIILSLTAVSIVWAGTVPPDSTIFAGQTGITLINSLVASYKSTTNLGYDAGRDTMYGVIDKLNDSLECVYSGYKIYMQPGQDPSTWAYSLDINCEHTWPQSMLASGTAEADLHHLFPTEVQVNGDRGTLPFGDITDNQTNKWYRNNVITTTVPTSNIEQYAELLTSVRFEPREAQKGNTARAMYYVLTMWQLGDTNLAWWTGQRDGLYAWHVSDPADAREITRTKKIAAYQQNKVNPFVLDSTLIRRAFFPALGVEGGADNRELTRGIKVYPSRPNPFSSSTNISFSLSAGAAAEFVIYDVSGRRVYSWTKKLNAGEHAVNWNGRNERGEALPNGVYMFRFQTNGKPFAAGKMVLVK from the coding sequence ATTCCACGATATTTGCCGGGCAGACAGGGATCACGCTGATAAACTCGCTGGTGGCTTCTTATAAATCTACCACCAACCTGGGTTACGACGCCGGCCGCGATACCATGTATGGGGTGATCGACAAGCTGAACGATAGCCTGGAATGCGTTTACAGCGGTTACAAAATTTACATGCAGCCGGGTCAGGATCCCAGCACCTGGGCCTACAGCCTGGATATAAACTGCGAGCATACCTGGCCTCAGAGCATGCTGGCCTCGGGCACCGCCGAGGCCGACCTGCACCACCTGTTTCCCACCGAGGTCCAGGTCAACGGCGACCGGGGGACGCTGCCTTTCGGCGACATCACGGACAATCAGACCAACAAATGGTACCGCAACAATGTGATCACCACCACTGTTCCCACTTCGAACATAGAGCAGTATGCCGAACTGCTGACCAGCGTCAGATTCGAACCGCGCGAGGCTCAAAAGGGCAATACCGCCCGGGCCATGTACTACGTACTGACCATGTGGCAGCTGGGTGACACCAATCTGGCCTGGTGGACCGGCCAGAGGGACGGACTGTATGCCTGGCATGTCAGCGACCCGGCCGATGCCCGGGAAATAACCCGCACCAAGAAAATAGCTGCCTACCAGCAGAACAAGGTCAATCCCTTCGTGCTGGACAGCACCCTGATCCGCCGGGCCTTCTTTCCGGCGCTGGGGGTGGAGGGCGGAGCGGACAACAGGGAACTGACCAGGGGCATCAAAGTATATCCCAGCCGGCCCAATCCGTTCTCCAGTTCAACCAACATCAGCTTCTCTCTTTCCGCCGGGGCTGCCGCAGAATTTGTCATCTATGATGTGAGCGGCCGGAGGGTCTATAGTTGGACGAAAAAACTGAATGCCGGGGAACACGCCGTTAACTGGAACGGCAGGAACGAAAGGGGAGAGGCGCTTCCCAATGGAGTCTATATGTTCCGTTTTCAAACTAATGGAAAACCGTTTGCGGCCGGGAAGATGGTTTTGGTTAAATAA